The following is a genomic window from Jannaschia sp. S6380.
AGAAATTCGTCATCGGGCGCGAGGTCCTGCAGGACCCCGGCGTGCTGGTCGTCAACCAGCCGACCTGGGGTGTGGACGCCGCCGCCGCCGGGGCGATCCGGCAGGCGCTGCTGGATCTTGCCGCCGGAGGGGCGGGCGTGATCGTCATCAGCCAAGACCTCGACGAACTTCTGGAGATATCGGACCGCTTCGCCGCCCTGAACGAGGGCCGCCTGGGCGAAGCGGTCGCGACCGCGGACCTGACGATGGAGCGGATCGGCCTGATGCTGGGCGGGGCCCACGGGATGGAGGCCGCCCATGTCTGAGGATCGGACATGATCGCGCTGGAGCGCCGCCCGACGCCGTCCCGCCATTGGGCCGCCGCATCGCCGCTGCTGGCCGTGGCGTTGACCATGGTGGCGGGCGGTCTGATGTTCGCGGCACTGGGCAAGGACCCGTTCGAGGCGATCCGCACGATCTTCTGGGATCCGATCCTGGGCGAGTTCGCGTGGTATTTCCGCGGCCAGCTTCTGGTGAAGGCCGCGCCGCTGATCCTGATCGCGGTGGGGCTGGCGCTGGGCTTCCGGGCCGGCATCTGGAACATCGGGGCCGAGGGGCAGTACATCGTCGGCGCCATCGCGGGGGCGGCGGCGGGGCTGGCGTTCTATCCGTCGGAAACGTGGCTGATCTTTCCGCTGATGGTGGTCTGCGGCGCGCTGGGCGGGTTCCTCTGGGCGATGATCCCGGCGGTGCTGCGGGTGACGCTGGGCACGAACGAGATCCTGGTGTCGCTGATGCTGGTCTACGTGGCCGAGAACCTGCTGGCCTCGGCCGCCGTGGGCTGGCTGCGCAATCCCGACGCCGTGGGCTTTCCCGGATCGCGCAACCTGTCGCAATGGGCGGCATCCGCGAATCCTGAACTGATCGCGGGCACGGGCATGCACTGGGGGGTGGTCGCCGCCGTGATCGCGGTGATCTTCGCGCATGTCCTGCTGACGCGGCACCTGATGGGCTTCCAGATCCGCCTGACCGGCGCGGCCCCCCGCGCGGCGCGCTTCGCGGGCGTCGCGCCCGCGCGGCTGGTGATCTTCTGCCTTGGCCTGTCGGGCGCGCTCGCGGGCCTTGCGGGCCTCTTCGAGGTGACCGGTCCGGCCGGCCAGATCAGCATCGACTTCGCCAGCGGATACGGCTTTACGGCGATCATCGTGGCCTTCCTCGGACGGCTCAATCCGCTCGGCATCGTCGCCGCCGGCCTCCTGATGGCGCTGACCTATGTCGGCGGCGAGGCGGCGTCGGCCAATCTGGGCCTGCCCATCGCCGCGATCAGCGCGTTCCAGGGGATGCTCTTGTTTTTCCTGCTGGCGGTGGACGTGCTGACGAACTTCCGCGTGCGGATCGGGCGAAGGGGGATGGCATGACCGGCGCGACCGCCAACGGAATGACGCGGCGTCGGGTCGCCGTCGGGATCACGACGGCACTGTTTGCCGGTGCGGCCCTGATCCTGTTTCCGCTCCTCCTCGTGGTCCTGGCCGTCCATCTGCCGTTCGTGCTGTGCGCCGCGCTCGCAGGTCTCGCGATCGGCTGGACCCTCGATATCGCCACGGGACGATACTGGCTCGGCCCCATGTGCACCGGGGCAACTCTCGGGCTGCTCGGCGTTCTCGTCATCCTTCTTTCGAAATCGGGTGTCTGAATGGACCTGTCCGCCATCTCCCCCACCCTCCTCATCGCGTCGCTGATGGTGGCCGCGACACCGATCCTGCTGGCCGCGCTGGGCGAGATGGTGGTCGAGAAATCGGGCGTCCTGAACCTGGGCGTCGAGGGGATGATGATCATGGGCGCCGTCTTCGGCTTCATCGCGGCGGTCGAGACCGGGTCGCCCTGGTTCGGCTTCCTGATGGCGGCCCTGGGCGGCGCGCTGATGGCGCTCCTGTTCGGGTTCCTGACGCAGATACTGCTGTCGAACCAGGTGGCGACGGGGCTGGCGCTGACGCTGTTCGGGCTGGGGCTCTCGGCGCTGCTGGGACAGGGTTATGTGGGGATCAAGGCCAACAGCCTCGGCCGGGTCGACATGGGATGGCTGTCGGACCTGCCCTTCGTCGGTCGCGTGCTCTTCGGGCACGATCCCATCGTCTATCTGTCGCTCGCCCTGGTCGCGGCGGTCTGGGCCTTCCTGCGCTACACTCGCGCGGGTCTGATCCTGCGCGCGGTGGGTGAGAGCCACGACGCCGCCCACGCGCTGGGCTACCACGTGCGGCGGGTGCGGATGGCGGCGATCGCCTTCGGCGGCGCCTGCGCGGGGCTGGGCGGTGCCTATCTTTCGCTCGTGCGCGTGCCGCAATGGACCGAGGGGATGACCGCCGGCGCCGGATGGATCGCGCTCGCCATCGTCGTCTTCGCATCCTGGCGGGCGGGGCGCGTTCTGATCGGTGCCTATCTTTTCGGCGGCATTACCGTGTTGCAGCTCAACCTGCAGACGGCCGGCGCACGGGTTCCGGTGGAGCTTCTGTCGGCGGCGCCCTACCTTGTCACGATCCTCGTGCTCGTGCTCATATCCATCCGCGCCGGACGCGGCGGCGACGCGCCCGCCGATCTGGCCAAACCGTTCCACGCCTCCACCTGAGGGGCGGGTCACCACAGGGGAGAACCACATGAAATTCACCACATTGCTGGCCGGCGTCCTGTCGCTCGGCCTGGCCGTTCCGGTCGCCGCCGACGGGCATGACCCCGTCAAGGTCGGCTTCATCTATGTCGGCCCGATCGGCGATGGCGGCTGGACCTATCAGCACGATCAGGGTCGCCTCGCCGTCGAGGAGCATTTCGGCGACAAGGTCGAGACCGTGTTCCAGGAATCGGTCCCCGAGGGCGCCGATGCCGAGCGCGCGATCACCCAGATGGCACTGGGCGGGGCGGACATCATCTTCACGACGTCCTTCGGCTACATGGATCCGACCAACGCCGTCGCGGCCAAGTTCCCGGACGTGAAGTTCGAGCACGCCACCGGCTTCAAGCGCGAACATCCCAACGTGTCGACCTATGACGCCCGCTTCTACGAAGGCCGTGCCGTGCTGGGTACGATTGCCGGGCACCTGACGGAGACGAACAAGATCGGCTATATCGCGTCCTTCCCGATCCCCGAAGTGATCCAGGGCATCAACTCGACCTATCTGCATGCCAGCAAGGTGAACCCGGATGTCGAGATGGTCGTGACCTGGGCCTATACCTGGTTCGACCCCGCCAAGGAGGCCGATGCCGCGCGCGCGATGATCGACCAGGGCGTCGACATCATCCTGCAGCACACCGATTCCACCGCGCCGCAGGCTGCCGCGCAGGAGGCGAACGAGAATGGTGGACGGGTCTTCACCTTCGGCCAGGCCTCGGACATGGCGCAGTTCAAGCCGACCCCGCGGGTCGCGTCGATCATCGATGAATGGTCGCCCTACTACATCGACCGGGTGCAGGCGGTGATCGACGGCACCTGGGAACAGCAGGCGTCTTGGGGCGGCATGGCCGAGGGCGAGGTCGTCATCGGCGAGATCACCGACGCGGTGCCCGCCGAAGTGAAGGCCGAGGCCGAGCAGATGATCGCCGACATCAAGTCGGGCGACTACCATCCGTTCACCGGCCCCATTAGCAAGCAGGACGGCTCCGCCTGGCTGGAGGAGGGCGAGGTCGCCGAGGATGGCGAACTGCTCGGCATGGACTTCTACGTCGAGGGGATCGAGGGTGAGATCCCGAACTGATCGCACGCAAGCGGTCGCCCGAACGCCCGGCCCCGCGCCGGGCGTTTCGTATCTGGAACACTGGGATGGGGTCCGCCAAGCCGCTTCCCGCAAAGGTCCGGCGATCCGTAAGGGCGCATCATGGAAGCCACGGACGTCATCGACATCATCGCCGCGGTCCTCGCCGACAAGCCCGTCATCCGCGCGCTCTTTCTCGGCGGCAGTCACGGCAACGGGCGGGCGGATGCCTATAGCGACATCGATTTCGTCCTCGTCTCGGCGAACGGGGCAACGGACGAGATCGCGTCGCTTTGGCGCGATGCGGTCGGGCGGACGGGCGAGATCGTCCTCTGGCGCGACCGGACGGTCCGGCCCGTCCTCATCAACGCGATCACGGAGGACTGGACACGCATCGATCTGATCGTGCAGGAGCCCGGTCGGATGGGCGCGCATGTCCGGTCCGACCTCGCGCCGGTCTTCGACCATGACGGCATCCATGCCGACCTGCCCGAAAGCGCGTTGCCGCAGCGGACCCCGCCCGCGCGGCTGCGGTACCAGTTCGAGGAGTTCATCCGCATCCTTGGCCTTCTCCACCTCGTCATGGGCCGCGAGGAGTACATCAACGGCGTCACCGGCCTGTTTCACCTGCGCGCCCTGCTCGTCGACCTCCTGATCGAGGAGACGGCCGCGCCCGATCGCGGCGGGGCCCTGCATCTGAACCGCCTGCTGAGCGCGGAACAGAAATCCCTGGTGACGGGTCTGCCCCCGCTGCGTCCCGAACGCGAAGCGATCGTCGCGGCCCACCTCGCCTATGCCCGCGCCTACCTGCCCCGGGCGCGGCGCCTCGCCGCCGAACGAGGCATCGACTGGCCCGAACGCTTCGAAGTCGCGACCTGGGCCATGCTTGGGGAGGCCATCGGCATCGAACGCCCCTATGCCTGACGGCCCACACAGGATCGGCGGGCGCGGAAACCCCGGACATCCCTTGTCCGGTCAGTCCCGGCCGCAGGTCGGGGCGACGCCCAAGTTGCCACATGCCGCCGACCCTGCCACGGTCGGGCCATGACCCATCTCACCGCCCCCGACGGCACCCCGATCTCCGCGCTCTGCTTCGGCTGCATGCAGTTCGGCGGCACCGCCGACGAGGCCGCCAGTCGCGCCATGTACGACGCCTGCCGTGCGGCGGGGGTGACCTTTTTCGACACCGCTCACGTCTATACCGACGGCGCCTCCGAGACGCTTTTGGGCCGGTTTGCCGCGGGCGAGCGCGACAGCCTCGTGATCGCCACCAAGGCCGCCTATGCCGGCGGCGCGGGTCGCCGCAACATATTAACGAGCCTCGATGACAGCCGGCGCAGGTTGGGCACCGACGTGATCGACGTCTTCTACCTGCACAGATGGGACGCCGAGACCCCGCTGGAGGAGAGTATCGAAACCCTGGCCGAGCTGCATCGCACAGGCGCGATCCGCCATATCGCCGTCAGCAACTTCGCCGCCTGGCAGGTCGTGAAGGCGCAGGCGGTCGCCGCCGGCATGGGGGTGCGCATCGACATGATCCAGCCGATGTACAACCTCGTGAAGCGCCAGGCCGAGGTCGAGATCCTGCCGATGGCCGCATCCGAAGGGATCGCGGTCGCCCCCTATTCGCCGCTGGGCGGCGGGCTTTTGTCGGGGAAATACGCCGCCGGTGGCACCGGCCGCCTCTCCACCGACGCGCGCTATGCCGCGCGCTACGGCCCCGACTGGATGCACCGCGCCGCCGCGGGCCTGGCCGACCTCGCCGGCGAGATGGGCCATCACCCGGCCACGCTGGCGGTGGCCTGGGTGGCCGCGCACCCGGACGTCACAGCGCCCATCGTCAGCGCCCGCCACGCCGACCAGCTCGCCCCCTCGCTCGCCGCCGCCACGTTGCCGATGGACGACGAGTTGCGCGCCCGCCTGTCCGCGCTCTCGCTCGATCCGCCGCCCGCCACCGACCGGCTGGAGGAGGCCTGAGCGCCGCCGGTCGCCGGCCGCCATCGTCCCGCTTGAGGGTCCGGGCCCGGCTGTGACACTGTGCCCGTCGTGGATCGGGACTTTCTCATCGTCGGTGGCGGAATCGCCGGAATCGCGGCCGGGGCGGCGCTTGCCGCGCTGGGATCGGTGGAGCTGTGGGAGGCGGAGGACGCCTTCGCCTACCACGCGTCGGGCCGGTCGGCCGCGCTTTTCGACCAGAGCTATGGCCTGGCGCCGGTTGTGGCCCTGAACCGTGCCTCGCGCCCGGCGCACGAGGCCGGGGGGTGGATGTCCCCGCGCGGGCTGTTGTTGATCGGCCTAGCCGGCGAGGACGCGATCTTCGAGCGTGACCTGGCCGCGATGGGGCTGGACGAACTCTCGGCCAACACGGCCCGGTCGATGGTGCCCATCCTCGCCCCGACGGTCGCCCGCGTCGCGCTGGAGCGGGAGGCGTTCGACCTGGACACCGACGCGATGATCCAGGCCGGGCTGCGTGCGATCCGCGAGGGCGGTGCCGCGCGGACGTCGCGGCGCGTCGACGCCATTTCGCACATCCCCGGCGGCTGGTCGGTGCGCGCCGGGTCCGCGGAGGTGACCGCCCGCCATATCGTCGATGCCGCGGGTCCCTGGGCAGATGCGGTGGCCGAACTGGCCGGCATCCCGCCGCTGGGCCTGACGCCGATGCGACGATCGATCGCGCGATTGCGCGCGCCCGGCGGACACGACGTCTCGGCCTGGCCGATGATGCTGGGCGCGGGTGAAAGCTGGTACGCCAAGCCCGATGCCGGCGCGCTCATCGTCTCTCCGGCCGAGGAGGCACCGACCGACCCGACGGATGCCTTCGCCGACGACATGACACTGGCCGAGGGGCTGGAGCGGTATCAGCAGGCGGTGACCGAGCCGGTGACGCGCCCGATCTCGACCTGGGCCGGCTTGCGGACCTTCACGCCCGACCGCTGCCTGGCGATCGGCCGTGGCGCGGTCGAAGGGTTCTGGTGGTGCGCGGGGCAGGGGGGCTACGGGTTCCAGACCGCCCCGGCCGCGTCGGCCCTGCTGGCGGACCTGGTCGCGCGCCGCGCGCCGATGCTCGACCCGGCGACGGTGGCCGCGCTCGACCCCGGACGTTTCGGTTGATCCGTCGCGTCATCACGACCGGCACCCGGGTCGAGGCGGATGGCGACGGCCGCCTGATCGCCGCCCCGGCCGCGCGCAATCTCGGGCCGATCCTGGACGTCCTGCTGCCGCGCCTGCCCCGCCGGGGCGACGTGCTGGAACTGGCCTCGGGCACCGGCCAGCATATTGCCGCCCTGGCCGCGCACCGGCCCGACCTGTCGTTCCATCCCACCGATCCCGACCCGACGCGGCGCGCCTCGATCGACGCGCATTGCCGGGGGCTGCCCAACGTGATGCCGGCGGGCGACATCGATGCCGGGCAGGCCGGATGGGCGGTGGAGGCCGGGGCCGATGCGGTCCTCGTCGTCAACCTGCTGCATCTGATCTCGGACGGGGAATTGGCGATCCTGCTGGACGAGGCGCATCGCGCCATGTCGCCGGGCGGCCTCTTGGCGATCTACGGGCCCTTCCGGCGGGACGGCATCCTGTCCAGCCCCGGCGACCGGGCCTTCGATGCGGATCTGCGGGCGCAGGACGAGGCCATCGGGCTGAAGGACGCGGCCATGATCGAGACGGTGCTGACGGTGCTCGGCTGCGCGGTCGAGATGGTCGAGATGCCGGCCAACAACCTGATGATCCTGGCGCAGAAGGACGCCGGGTCGGCGCTCTAGCCCAGCTTGGCCGACAGCCCGGCCAGTTCGGCCCGCGCCGCATCGTCCCAGTCCGCGGCGAGCGAGCGGAACAGCGTCGCCTGGCTGGCATGGATCAGCCCGTCCTGCAGGGTCTTGAGGTGATTGGCCCGCAACGTCTCGCCGGTCGAAGTGATGTCGGCAATGGCCTCGGCGGTCTCGTTGACGACCGTTCCCTCGGTCGCGCCCTGGCTGTCGACAAGCGCGTAGTCGGCGACCCCGTGATCGCGCAGGAAGTCGCGGACCAGGCGGTGATACTTCGTGGCGATGCGCAGGCGGTGGCCGTGGATCGCACGGAACTGCGCCGCTGCTGCGTCCAGGTCGTCCAGCGTGTCGACGTCGATCCAGACCTTGGGCACGGCCAGCACCAGATCGGCATGACCGAAGCCCATGCGCGCCAAGGGCTCCACCAGCGTATCCCAGCGAACAAGCTTCTCGCGGACCAGATCGCTGCCGGTCACGCCCAGATGGATGCGCCCCGCCGCCAGTTCGCGCGGGATCTCTCCGGCCGACAGCAGGACGAGCGCGATGTCCGCGCCCTCCACCTCGCCCGCGTACTCGCGGTCGTTGCCCGTCCGTCGCAGGGTCAGGCCGTGGCGGCCGAACCAGTCGAAGGTCTTTTCCATAAGCCGCCCCTTCGACGGCACGCCCAGGCGGATCATCCGATGTCCCCCAGCAGACCGGGACGGATCACCCCGCCCACGGCAGGCACGCCCCGTCCTGCCCCCAGCACGCCGGTCAGCGCGTCGTAGCGGCCCCCCGTCGCAAGCGGCGCGATGTCCGCGCGGCCCGGCACCGAGAGGGTAAAGACGAAACCGTCGTAATATTCCATCGCCGTCCGACCGCGGGCCGGGGCGAAAGGCATGGTGTCGGGGTCGTGTCCGCGCCGCGCCAGGGCCTCGGCCCGCGCTTCCAGCCGGTCGGCGGCCGCCGTCAGGTTCGGCAAGTCGACGCCCATGTCGCGTAGCGGTCCGATCGCCGCCGACATCGGACAGTCGAGGTCGAGCAGGGTTTCGATCACCTCGGCCTCGGTCTGGTCGATCGGCGGCTCCTCGGCATCGGCGCGCAGGCCCTGCATCCGCGCGGCGATCTCGCCTTCGCCGCGCTTTCCGACGGCGGTGCCGGCCGCAGCCATCAGGTCCTCCGGCGTGCGCCCTTCCATCGCCGATAGCAACGCGGTGCGCGTGCCCAGTGGGGTGGCGGTGCCGCCGAACCTGTCCATCAGCCGCCGGAACCGCACCGGACGCCAGATATGGCGGCGCAAGGCAGCGCGCCGGCGCTCGGAGGTCGTCAGCCCCTCGACCGCGGCGATCAGGATGCCCAGGTCACCCGTCGCCGCCACCGGGGACCAGGGCGCCAAGGCGCGCGAGATCAGGTCGAACACCTCGGCATCGGCGGCGGCGGGGTCCTCGCCGCCGAACAGCTCGTATCCGACCTGCAGGTATTCGCGCGGCCGGTCCGGGTCGCCCTCCTGCCGGCGGAACACCTCGCCCGCGTAGCAGTAGCGGGCCGACGCGGCACCATTGGCCATATGCGCCTGAACGACGGGCACGGTGAAATCGGGTCGCAGCATCACCTCGCCGGCCATCGGGTCGTTGGTGGTGAAGGCGCGCGCGCGGATATCCTCGCCGTAGAGGTCGAGAAGCGTGCCGGCGGGCTGCAGGATCTCCGGCTGGACGAGCGTGGCACCCGCGGCGCGGAACGCCTCCAGCAGATCGGCCGCGCGCTGCCTGTCGGCCGGCGTGATCATCCGATGAGGTTCCGCAGGAAGGCGGGCAGGTCCTCGATCCGCACTTCGGTCTGGGAGGGGTTCTCCTTCCACTCCTCGACGGTGGCATCCTGCGCCAGCTTGGCCCCGAGGATCAGGTCCTTGACCTGCACGACGCCCCGCGCCGCCTCGTCGGAGCCCTGGATGACGGCGGCGGGGCTACCGCGCCGGTCGGCGTATTTGAGTTGGTTGCCGAAGTTCCTGGGATTGCCCAGATAGACCTCGGCCCGGATGCCGGCGCGTCGCAGGTCGGCACAGATCGTCTGGTAGTCTGACATGCGGTCGCGGTCCATCACGGTGACGATGACGGGGCCGGTGGCGGTGTCGCCCAGCCGGCCCTTGGCCCGCAATGCCGCCAGCAAGCGGTCGACGCCGATGCTGACGCCGGTGGCGGGCACCGACTGGCCGGTGAACCGTGTCACGAGGTCGTCGTAGCGCCCGCCCCCGGCGACGGAGCCGAAGCGTTGCGGACGGCCCTTTTCGTCGGGGATTTCGAAGGTCAGCTCCGCCTCGAAGACCGGGCCGGTGTAGTAACCGAGGCCGCGCACGACGGAGGGGTCGATGACGATCCGGTCGGGGCCGTAGCCCTGGGCTTCGAGGAGGGCGGCGATATCACGGAGTTCCTGCACACCGACCTTCCCCTCACTGGAACTTTCTACAAGTTCGCCCAAAAATGCGATAATTGCCCTGTTGTAGGGACCCCGAGCGGCACTCAGGAAATTACCACTCCTGATGAACGGGTCGGAGCCACTCATACTCGCCGCAATGAGCGTTTGCGCACCTCTCTGCGAAAACGGCTCAATCTCTTCCGCTCGTTCATGCAGTTCTTGGTGGACGCTCTCGCTTGCCAGCACGAAAGAGATGATCTTGTCTGTCTGCGCCGCCGAGAGCCCCGCCCCCTCCGTAATGTCCCCACTCTCATCCCGGCGCCCCTCACCCAGCAGCGCCCGGACCCCCTCGACCCCCAACCGATCCAGCTTGTCGATTGCCCGCAGCACGATCCCGCGCTCCTTCGCGAACTTCTCCGGGTCCGACGGGTCGAGGATGCCCGCGACCTCCATCACCCCGTTCAGCACCTTGCGGTTGTTCACCCGCACCACATATTCGCCGCGCGCGATCCCCACGGCCTCCAGTGTGTCGCAGAGCATCGCGCAGATCTCCGCATCCGCCGCCACGCTGGCCGTCCCCACCGTGTCCGCGTCGCATTGATAGAACTGCCGGAACCGTCCCGGACCCGGCTTTTCGTTGCGCCAGACGGGGCCCATGGCATAGCGGCGATAGGGGGCCGGCAAATCGTTGCGATGCTGGGCGTAGACGCGGGCCAGCGGCGCGGTCAGGTCGTAGCGCAGCGCCAGCCAGTCGGGCTTGCCCGGCTCGCCCTCGTCCCAGGCGAAGACGCCCTCGTTCGGGCGGTCCACGTCGGGCAGGAACTTGCCCAGGGCTTCGACCGTTTCGACGGCGGAACTTTCGAGCGCGTCGAAGCCGTACCGGTGATAGACCTCGGCAATCGCATCCAGCATCGCCTTGCGTTCGGTGACCTCGGCCCCGAAATAGTCGCGGAAGCCCTTGGGCGTCTGCGCCTGGGGGCGCCGCGGCTTGTCTTTCCTGGCCATCGGATCGGTCCTTTCGTCGCCCGCGCTATTACGTCCCGCGCCTTTCGCGCACAACCCGGAGAGGGATCGCATGACCGAACTGGAGGAACGCATCGCCCACCTGACGCGGCAGGTCGAGGATCTGTCCGACGTCGTGGCCCGTCAGGCGGGCGAGATCGCCACGCTGGAGCGCAGGGTCCAGATGCTGATGTCGCGGGCCGCCGAGGCCGAGCTGCAGGCCGGCGGGTCTGTGCCGCTGGGCGACGAACGCCCGCCGCATTGGTAGGGTTCAGCCGGGATTGGGCCGGAAGCTGAGCGTCACCCGCGTGCCGGCGGTGGAATTGTCGTAGGTCAGCTGCGCGTCGAGTTGCAGTTCCACCATGCGCAGGATCGATGTGCCCAATCCGGGCCCGTCGCCACCTTGCGTGCGGCCTTGCCCGTCATCGGCGCATGTGATGCGGACATGGTCGTCTTCACGCGCGCAGACTACGGTCACGGTGCCGCCGCCATCGCCGAACGCATGCTTGAAGGCGTTCGCGGCCAGTTCGTTCACCATCGTACCGACGGCCACCGCCTCGGCCGACGAAACGGTCACCGGCGCCATCTCGGTGCGAATGGTGACGCCCGCGGGTGCGATCTCGGCCAGCAATGCGACGAGGCGTTCCAAGAAATCCCCCAGGTCGATCCGCCCGTTTTCGTTTCGGTCGTCAAGCATCGCGTGGACGGTGGCCACGGCGTCGATCCGGTTGTTCACCGCGGCCAGCGCCGCCTTGGTTTCGGGGTCGGCGCGCATCCCCTGGATCCGGGTCAGTGCCGAGATCGACTGCAGCGAGTTCTTGACGCGGTGGTCCGCCTCCTGCCGCAGATGCTGGGCCCGGGCCAAGGCGCGGCGCAGCTCCAACTGCGTCATGACCTGGCGAGCCAGCACCTGTATTGCGTTCCGCTGCAGCGGGGTCAGGGTGCGCGGCCGGACGTCGAGGACGCAGAGCGTTCCAAGCGGCAGCCCGTTCTCGGGCGCGCGCAGCAGGGCACCCGCATAGAAGCGCAGGCCCTCGCCCGGCGGCGCCAGACACAGCTCGTTATCGGCCATGCGGGGGTCGGCCAGGGTGTCCGGGATCTCGGTGAAATCCTGCTCCAGGATGACATGGCTGCACAGGGAGGTCGCCAACGGCGTCTCGCGGACGCCCAGCCCGACCTCGGCCTTGAACCACTGCCGCTCGGCGTCGATCAGGTTGACCACCGAAATAGGCGCCTCGCAGATTTCGGAGGTCAGCGCGACGATGTCGTCGAAATCGCTCTCGCGCGGGGTGTCCAGGATCTCGTAGGCGCGCAGGGCGCGCAGGCGTTCGGCCTGTCGGGGGTGCGCAGCAGCGACGGTCATCCGGGTCGGGCCCTCTCGGTAATCACAGATGATGTCGCCGGAACGCGGGTGCGGGTAACACGTCGGCGGGTCGATGTCTCAATTATCTTACGGAAAAGATTTGCACAACTCCCTTGATGCGGCCGCTGTCAATCGGCGACGGGAATTCGGCCGTTCAACTCGTCCTCGACATGGGCGCGGATGATGGTGTCCATGTCCGGCTCCGCCTCAAAGCCCAGTTCGCGGGCGCGGACGGGGTCGAATCCCTTGGGCCATCCCGCCACGATGCCCGCGATCGTGGCGTCGGGCTCCCGCCGGATCAGCGCGGTGGCCTCCGGCCCGGCGA
Proteins encoded in this region:
- a CDS encoding DUF938 domain-containing protein — protein: MIRRVITTGTRVEADGDGRLIAAPAARNLGPILDVLLPRLPRRGDVLELASGTGQHIAALAAHRPDLSFHPTDPDPTRRASIDAHCRGLPNVMPAGDIDAGQAGWAVEAGADAVLVVNLLHLISDGELAILLDEAHRAMSPGGLLAIYGPFRRDGILSSPGDRAFDADLRAQDEAIGLKDAAMIETVLTVLGCAVEMVEMPANNLMILAQKDAGSAL
- a CDS encoding ABC transporter permease, translated to MDLSAISPTLLIASLMVAATPILLAALGEMVVEKSGVLNLGVEGMMIMGAVFGFIAAVETGSPWFGFLMAALGGALMALLFGFLTQILLSNQVATGLALTLFGLGLSALLGQGYVGIKANSLGRVDMGWLSDLPFVGRVLFGHDPIVYLSLALVAAVWAFLRYTRAGLILRAVGESHDAAHALGYHVRRVRMAAIAFGGACAGLGGAYLSLVRVPQWTEGMTAGAGWIALAIVVFASWRAGRVLIGAYLFGGITVLQLNLQTAGARVPVELLSAAPYLVTILVLVLISIRAGRGGDAPADLAKPFHAST
- a CDS encoding aldo/keto reductase, giving the protein MTHLTAPDGTPISALCFGCMQFGGTADEAASRAMYDACRAAGVTFFDTAHVYTDGASETLLGRFAAGERDSLVIATKAAYAGGAGRRNILTSLDDSRRRLGTDVIDVFYLHRWDAETPLEESIETLAELHRTGAIRHIAVSNFAAWQVVKAQAVAAGMGVRIDMIQPMYNLVKRQAEVEILPMAASEGIAVAPYSPLGGGLLSGKYAAGGTGRLSTDARYAARYGPDWMHRAAAGLADLAGEMGHHPATLAVAWVAAHPDVTAPIVSARHADQLAPSLAAATLPMDDELRARLSALSLDPPPATDRLEEA
- a CDS encoding FAD-dependent oxidoreductase, producing MDRDFLIVGGGIAGIAAGAALAALGSVELWEAEDAFAYHASGRSAALFDQSYGLAPVVALNRASRPAHEAGGWMSPRGLLLIGLAGEDAIFERDLAAMGLDELSANTARSMVPILAPTVARVALEREAFDLDTDAMIQAGLRAIREGGAARTSRRVDAISHIPGGWSVRAGSAEVTARHIVDAAGPWADAVAELAGIPPLGLTPMRRSIARLRAPGGHDVSAWPMMLGAGESWYAKPDAGALIVSPAEEAPTDPTDAFADDMTLAEGLERYQQAVTEPVTRPISTWAGLRTFTPDRCLAIGRGAVEGFWWCAGQGGYGFQTAPAASALLADLVARRAPMLDPATVAALDPGRFG
- a CDS encoding BMP family ABC transporter substrate-binding protein; protein product: MKFTTLLAGVLSLGLAVPVAADGHDPVKVGFIYVGPIGDGGWTYQHDQGRLAVEEHFGDKVETVFQESVPEGADAERAITQMALGGADIIFTTSFGYMDPTNAVAAKFPDVKFEHATGFKREHPNVSTYDARFYEGRAVLGTIAGHLTETNKIGYIASFPIPEVIQGINSTYLHASKVNPDVEMVVTWAYTWFDPAKEADAARAMIDQGVDIILQHTDSTAPQAAAQEANENGGRVFTFGQASDMAQFKPTPRVASIIDEWSPYYIDRVQAVIDGTWEQQASWGGMAEGEVVIGEITDAVPAEVKAEAEQMIADIKSGDYHPFTGPISKQDGSAWLEEGEVAEDGELLGMDFYVEGIEGEIPN
- a CDS encoding nucleotidyltransferase domain-containing protein, coding for MEATDVIDIIAAVLADKPVIRALFLGGSHGNGRADAYSDIDFVLVSANGATDEIASLWRDAVGRTGEIVLWRDRTVRPVLINAITEDWTRIDLIVQEPGRMGAHVRSDLAPVFDHDGIHADLPESALPQRTPPARLRYQFEEFIRILGLLHLVMGREEYINGVTGLFHLRALLVDLLIEETAAPDRGGALHLNRLLSAEQKSLVTGLPPLRPEREAIVAAHLAYARAYLPRARRLAAERGIDWPERFEVATWAMLGEAIGIERPYA
- the hisG gene encoding ATP phosphoribosyltransferase, which gives rise to MIRLGVPSKGRLMEKTFDWFGRHGLTLRRTGNDREYAGEVEGADIALVLLSAGEIPRELAAGRIHLGVTGSDLVREKLVRWDTLVEPLARMGFGHADLVLAVPKVWIDVDTLDDLDAAAAQFRAIHGHRLRIATKYHRLVRDFLRDHGVADYALVDSQGATEGTVVNETAEAIADITSTGETLRANHLKTLQDGLIHASQATLFRSLAADWDDAARAELAGLSAKLG
- a CDS encoding ABC transporter permease, whose product is MIALERRPTPSRHWAAASPLLAVALTMVAGGLMFAALGKDPFEAIRTIFWDPILGEFAWYFRGQLLVKAAPLILIAVGLALGFRAGIWNIGAEGQYIVGAIAGAAAGLAFYPSETWLIFPLMVVCGALGGFLWAMIPAVLRVTLGTNEILVSLMLVYVAENLLASAAVGWLRNPDAVGFPGSRNLSQWAASANPELIAGTGMHWGVVAAVIAVIFAHVLLTRHLMGFQIRLTGAAPRAARFAGVAPARLVIFCLGLSGALAGLAGLFEVTGPAGQISIDFASGYGFTAIIVAFLGRLNPLGIVAAGLLMALTYVGGEAASANLGLPIAAISAFQGMLLFFLLAVDVLTNFRVRIGRRGMA
- a CDS encoding ATP phosphoribosyltransferase regulatory subunit, giving the protein MITPADRQRAADLLEAFRAAGATLVQPEILQPAGTLLDLYGEDIRARAFTTNDPMAGEVMLRPDFTVPVVQAHMANGAASARYCYAGEVFRRQEGDPDRPREYLQVGYELFGGEDPAAADAEVFDLISRALAPWSPVAATGDLGILIAAVEGLTTSERRRAALRRHIWRPVRFRRLMDRFGGTATPLGTRTALLSAMEGRTPEDLMAAAGTAVGKRGEGEIAARMQGLRADAEEPPIDQTEAEVIETLLDLDCPMSAAIGPLRDMGVDLPNLTAAADRLEARAEALARRGHDPDTMPFAPARGRTAMEYYDGFVFTLSVPGRADIAPLATGGRYDALTGVLGAGRGVPAVGGVIRPGLLGDIG